The nucleotide window TTTCTTCAATCAAGTCTCATATGGGCACCTTTGTTTTTGTATTACAGCACAAGAGATGCTCGAGATTGTTGCTGAACGTTTCATTTCTCTTAGTGGGTGGTGTTATTCTCTTGGTTTCATATTTCACCTCTTCAGAATTTCCTGTTTCAAGCACATTTGATAAAAATCAAGAAGGCTGCGAGGTTTTGGAGCAGTTAGATGACTACAAAGCCAAGTGCCTTTACCTGAAATCTGGTAATCCTTGTGCCTCTCAAGGCTATATTGATTATCTTTACCTATTTTATTGCAGTTTTGGAAGATATCCCTTTCTGGGGTATTTTCTCATCTTTCTTTGGCTTTTGGTTCTATTCTATCTCCTTGGAAACACTGCCTCTGAATACTTTTGTTGCTCGCTTGAAAGCCTATCGAGGCTGTTAAATTTGTCACCCACGATTGCTGGAGTGACTCTCCTGTCTCTCGGCAATGGCGCCCCTGATGTTTTCTCCAGCTTGGTTTCCTTTATGGGCACTGGGACAAGTGACATTGGCCTTAGTACAGTGCTAGGTGCGGCTTCTTTTGTGACTTGTGTTGTGGTTGGAGTTATATGCATTTGCTTGCATAAAAGAAGTGTTGGAGTTAACAAATATGCCTTCATCAGAGACGTTTGCTTCTTCCTTCTGGTTCTTGCAGTCTTAATTGTGATCTTCATTCGCGGCAAAATCAATTTGTGGGGGGCAATCGGTTTTTTCTCCATGTATGTTGTTTATGTGATTGTTGTCTATGTCTCAGCCATTCGGTATCATAAAAGTGGCGAAGAAATTGAAACGGAAGAATCTTCAAGCTATGGTGATGATTGGAATGTAGCTCTCTTAAATGCTAGTGAAAACAGAGAGTCTAATTCTTTAGAAGAAGGAAATTTAGAAGATGAGACTTCTGCAGAGACCAGTAATTGTCGCTTTTGTAGTATGATTCTTCATATTCTTGAGATGCCCCTTTATTTACCAAGGAGACTGACAATTCCTGTAGTTTCTGAGAAGAAATGGTCTAAGCCAATTGCAGTTATTTCTGTGACATTGTCACCACTTATGTTGGCAGCCCTTTGGAACCCTGAAAGCCTGATGGTGTTTGGAATTGGTTTATTTATAGGAATGGCTCTAGGGATTCTTGCATTTGTAACAACAGAGAAATCAAGCCCCCCCGCAAAGTGCCTATTTCCTTGGCTGGCAGGAGGTTTCTTAATGAGTGTTGTTTGGAGTTACATCACAGCTCAAGAATTGGTGACCTTGTTGGTTTCAGTCGGATACATTTTGGGCATACAACCTTCACTTCTGGGCCTCACAGTCCTCGCTTGGGGCAATTCACTTGGAGATTTGATCACAAATTCGACAATGGCTCTGAATGGAGGAGAGCAAGGGCAAGGGGCTCAGGTTGCAATTTCAGGGTGTTATGCAGGGCCAATCTTCAACATTCTGTTTGGGCTAGGCATGTCTCTCGTTGAGTCTTGTTGGAGAGGTTATCCATCGTCAATGGTCATCTCGGAAGACCCACTTCTGTTAGAGACATTGGGGTTTTTAGTGGGAGGATTGGTGTGGGCACTGGTGGTTTTGCCATGGAGAGGGATGAGGCTTGATGGCGTTTTGGGAGGAGGGCTCATAGTTATTTACTTGATTTCAATGTCATTGAGGTTCATCATGTATATACATAGTTCATGATCTAAATTTGTAATACTATTTGATTGTGttgcatatatttattaatttgatcttTGAATAATGCAACTGCTAACTTGAAGGGTTGAAATGTGATTATttcatgattttctttttaatttattcttacttgcataaatcaaatctaaacatttttatatcaaataatttatgtgtataaacaattatttatatagattatacattacatttaattaaataattgactGCTTAGTCAAATGACGATAAACCTCAGCCTCTTTTTGTCAAACTATCTTTGAACAACAACCATAAGAAATTCTACAACCAAATTATTAAGAGGCTTGATGCTGTCTCAGGATTGAGTTCATAGATTCCACAAGATTTTTAGTCATAACATCGTATATGGATGATTAACTTTTGCAGGATGGACATCATTTCACAGTTACAAGAACAGATCAATCAAATTGCGGGTATTAACTTTAACACCTTTGGCACACTGCAAAGGGATAATCCTCCTATTAGACAGTCTCCCAACTACCCAGAACCACCAGGTACTAATCCTCCAGAGGACGTGGCAAATTTTGCGGAGCAACCCAAGCTTATGAGTGCTGCTCTTGTAAAAGCAGCTAAGCAGGTTCCTGTTGCTTTAAATTGAATACTTGATATAGTTTTGCGTGCGCAGTTTTTTGTGATCGCCATTTCACTAAGGGGCTGTTTGAGGTATTGATATTATCAAGGATAAGCCAAACCATATTATGTGGCGATCCACCAGCACAGGCTGATTGTCTAGTCGCTTTTCTTTGTTAAATTGCTCAATGTATGTTGTTGACTGAAGAGCAATACCTAACATTTACTCCATAGAATAGGCAGAACATTGTGAAATTTTCATCTGACTTGTATTTCAATagaatcaatttttttcctatGCTTTGAAAAGTTTGTAGTTATGCCTGGAGTTATAGTGGAAACTTTGCTGGTTTGTAATATTAAATGGAACCATTCAAATATCGGTTTTCAACATCAACCACCAAGTCTTTTTGTCCATCATAATATAAGGTTTATTGATTAACAAGTATTCTGCTTACTAGAAGTTACTGATGAGTAGTCTAACATAATATATCTCTACTGCAGTTTGATGCATTGGTAGCAGCTCTTCCATTGGCTCAGGCTGCTGAAGAAGATCAGTTGAAAAGTATTGCAGAACTCCAGGCATAGGCTATGGAATTTAGGAACTGAAAtttcttgaatttaatttgaatgtttCAGAGGTAGtgtaactttttattttttccttgcAAACTCACCTGCAGGCTGAGAATGATGTTGTGGGTCAAGAACTGAGGAGACAACTGGAAGCTGCTGGTGAATTCTCAAACCTTTACGTTTTTCAAATTGATGTGATGATTTGTTAGAATGCTAGGCTACAATTACCTCCTTTTGAGGGAAAATATTTGATCAATCTTCTATGTATAAAGACCAACCACATGATTGTGGTTATGAAAGACATTATGAAAAGGGATTAGAAAGTATAAATGGTAGAACTCTTAGGCTGTATCTCTGATCTGAAGACCTTAGTGGCTGTGGCCAATTAGTATCCATGTTGCTTTTgggaatttttaaaagtttggttgtaaatttgggaaaacaattcataaatataatataatttcaatcaaacaatGTTTCCATGACAAACTACTGCTGAGTGTACTGGATAATATGTGATACATATgccatatttttcttttgatatttttttgttaaccaTTCTCCGGCTGACTATACTAGATGATCTGTGTTATTTATACTTTGCTTTTGGCAACAGTCTCAGTAACTTTTTTGGTAACAGAGAAGGAACTGAGACAGGTTCAAGAGTTGTTCAGCCAAGCTGTGGATAATTGCTTGAATTTGAAGAAACCAGATTGAATGAAGTGTAATTGGTAAAGTTCACCATTCTATTTATTAGTCATGTAGAATCtgctaaatttaatttaatcgcATCTAATCTAAGTACTACTAGTTTTTATTCAAAGCTACCCAATTTTGGAATCATGTCTTTAATTTAGGAATTTGTTGATTGATTGGAGACTTGATGTGCCATTTTTTTATCGAATGACCAccacaaatttcaaattttcattcctAGACTTGTATGTAGCTTTCAAAGTTCAGATGGTAATCAAAAAACACTGGATGAACCAGACTGCCACAATAGTCTAAATAGCTTAATCAAGGTTGTTTTTCTCTTCATCAC belongs to Mangifera indica cultivar Alphonso chromosome 2, CATAS_Mindica_2.1, whole genome shotgun sequence and includes:
- the LOC123204147 gene encoding cation/calcium exchanger 2; the encoded protein is MGTFVFVLQHKRCSRLLLNVSFLLVGGVILLVSYFTSSEFPVSSTFDKNQEGCEVLEQLDDYKAKCLYLKSGNPCASQGYIDYLYLFYCSFGRYPFLGYFLIFLWLLVLFYLLGNTASEYFCCSLESLSRLLNLSPTIAGVTLLSLGNGAPDVFSSLVSFMGTGTSDIGLSTVLGAASFVTCVVVGVICICLHKRSVGVNKYAFIRDVCFFLLVLAVLIVIFIRGKINLWGAIGFFSMYVVYVIVVYVSAIRYHKSGEEIETEESSSYGDDWNVALLNASENRESNSLEEGNLEDETSAETSNCRFCSMILHILEMPLYLPRRLTIPVVSEKKWSKPIAVISVTLSPLMLAALWNPESLMVFGIGLFIGMALGILAFVTTEKSSPPAKCLFPWLAGGFLMSVVWSYITAQELVTLLVSVGYILGIQPSLLGLTVLAWGNSLGDLITNSTMALNGGEQGQGAQVAISGCYAGPIFNILFGLGMSLVESCWRGYPSSMVISEDPLLLETLGFLVGGLVWALVVLPWRGMRLDGVLGGGLIVIYLISMSLRFIMYIHSS
- the LOC123207996 gene encoding mediator of RNA polymerase II transcription subunit 21-like; its protein translation is MINFCRMDIISQLQEQINQIAGINFNTFGTLQRDNPPIRQSPNYPEPPGTNPPEDVANFAEQPKLMSAALVKAAKQFDALVAALPLAQAAEEDQLKSIAELQAENDVVGQELRRQLEAAEKELRQVQELFSQAVDNCLNLKKPD